The proteins below come from a single Triticum aestivum cultivar Chinese Spring chromosome 5D, IWGSC CS RefSeq v2.1, whole genome shotgun sequence genomic window:
- the LOC123123039 gene encoding elongation factor 1-alpha-like isoform X2, whose amino-acid sequence MGKEKTHINIVVIGHVDSGKSTTTGHLIYKLGGIDKRVIERFEKEAAEMNKRSFKYAWVLDKLKAERERGITIDIALWKFETTKYYCTVIDAPGHRDFIKNMITGTSQADCAVLIIDSTTGGFEAGISKDGQTREHALLAFTLGVKQMICCCNKMDATTPKYSKARYEEIVKEVSSYLKKVGYNPDKVPFVPISGFEGDNMIERSTNLDWYKGPTLLEALDQINEPKRPSDKPLRLPLQDVYKIGGIGTVPVGRVETGVIKPGMVVTFGPTGLTTEVKSVEMHHESLLEALPGDNVGFNVKNVAVKDLKRGFVASNSKDDPAKEAANFTSQVIIMNHPGQIGNGYAPVLDCHTSHIAVKFAELVTKIDRRSGKELEALPKFLKNGDAGIVKMIPTKPMVVETFATYPPLGRFAVRDMRQTVAVGVIKGVEKKDPTGAKVTKAAIKKK is encoded by the exons ATGGGTAAGGAGAAGACTCACATCAACATCGTGGTCATTGGCCATGTCGACTCTGGCAAGTCGACAACCACTGGCCATCTGATCTACAAGCTTGGAGGTATTGACAAGCGTGTGATCGAGAGGTTTGAGAAGGAAGCCGCTGAGATGAACAAGAGGTCTTTCAAGTACGCCTGGGTGCTTGACAAGCTGAAGGCCGAGCGTGAGAGGGGTATCACCATTGATATTGCCCTGTGGAAGTTCGAGACCACCAAGTACTACTGCACCGTCATTGATGCCCCTGGTCACCGTGACTTCATCAAGAACATGATTACTGGTACCTCCCAGGCTGACTGTGCTGTGCTCATCATTGACTCCACCACTGGTGGTTTTGAGGCTGGTATCTCCAAGGATGGCCAGACCCGTGAGCACGCcctccttgctttcacccttggagtgaagcagatgatctGCTGCTGCAACAAG ATGGACGCCACCACTCCCAAGTACTCAAAGGCCCGTTATGAGGAAATTGTCAAGGAAGTCTCTTCGTACCTGAAGAAGGTCGGCTACAACCCTGACAAGGTTCCCTTCGTTCCCATCTCTGGGTTTGAGGGTGACAACATGATTGAGAGGTCCACCAACCTTGACTGGTACAAGGGCCCTACCCTTCTTGAGGCTCTTGACCAGATCAATGAGCCCAAGAGGCCCTCAGACAAGCCCCTGCGTCTTCCCCTTCAGGATGTTTACAAGATTGGTGGCATTGGAACTGTGCCTGTTGGCCGTGTTGAGACTGGTGTCATCAAGCCTGGTATGGTTGTTACCTTTGGTCCCACTGGTCTGACAACTGAGGTTAAGTCTGTTGAGATGCACCATGAGTCTCTCCTGGAGGCGCTTCCTGGTGACAACGTTGGCTTCAACGTCAAGAACGTTGCTGTGAAGGATCTGAAGCGTGGGTTTGTTGCATCCAACTCCAAGGATGACCCTGCCAAGGAGGCGGCCAACTTCACCTCCCAGGTCATCATCATGAACCACCCTGGTCAGATCGGCAATGGCTACGCCCCAGTGCTGGACTGCCACACCTCCCACATTGCTGTCAAGTTTGCTGAGCTGGTGACCAAGATCGACAGGCGATCTGGTAAGGAGCTGGAGGCGCTGCCCAAGTTCCTGAAGAACGGTGACGCTGGTATCGTCAAgatgattcccaccaagcccaTGGTTGTGGAGACCTTCGCCACCTACCCTCCTCTTGGCCGCTTCGCTGTGCGTGACATGAGACAAACGGTTGCTGTTGGTGTCATCAAGGGCGTGGAGAAGAAGGACCCCACCGGCGCCAAGGTTACCAAGGCTGCCATCAAGAAGAAATAG
- the LOC123123039 gene encoding elongation factor 1-alpha-like isoform X1, with translation MKIISWNCRGLGNGPAVRSLLELGRVEVPDVLFLCETRLTEKKLGRFRWSLGLANMVAWKDESSGRGVALFWRRGLDVSLRSYGRRHVDVDIVREDGMIWRLTGVYGESAMERKKETWKLMRILKQQHQNGRPWLCLGDFNEVLTSSEKLGGADRPQHYLDDFRQALDACELRDIGFEGDMYTWRNHSRELRTYICERLDRATANNEWCGAFPNHIVVNGEPRHSDHRPVVVHLDGKDRSWKRSDCSFRFEARWLREEGCEEIIRNAWDKSSVEGGRNVRSGLQSVARDMTPAMGKEKTHINIVVIGHVDSGKSTTTGHLIYKLGGIDKRVIERFEKEAAEMNKRSFKYAWVLDKLKAERERGITIDIALWKFETTKYYCTVIDAPGHRDFIKNMITGTSQADCAVLIIDSTTGGFEAGISKDGQTREHALLAFTLGVKQMICCCNKMDATTPKYSKARYEEIVKEVSSYLKKVGYNPDKVPFVPISGFEGDNMIERSTNLDWYKGPTLLEALDQINEPKRPSDKPLRLPLQDVYKIGGIGTVPVGRVETGVIKPGMVVTFGPTGLTTEVKSVEMHHESLLEALPGDNVGFNVKNVAVKDLKRGFVASNSKDDPAKEAANFTSQVIIMNHPGQIGNGYAPVLDCHTSHIAVKFAELVTKIDRRSGKELEALPKFLKNGDAGIVKMIPTKPMVVETFATYPPLGRFAVRDMRQTVAVGVIKGVEKKDPTGAKVTKAAIKKK, from the exons ATGAAAATCataagttggaactgccggggactCGGGAATGGCCCGGCAGTTCGTTCTCTTCTTGAGCTAGGAAGAGTGGAGGTTCCCGATGTTTTGTTCCTGTGTGAAACACGATTGACAGAAAAGAAGTTGGGGCGGTTCAGGTGGTCGTTGGGGCTCGCCAACATGGTAGCTTGGAAGGATGAAAGTAGTGGGAGGGGTGTAGCTTTGTTTTGGAGAAGGGGTTTGGATGTTTCTCTGAGGTCGTATGGACGGAGGCATGTGGATGTGGATATAGTACGGGAGGATGGTATGATTTGGCGTCTGACGGGGGTTTATGGAGAGTCGGCgatggagaggaagaaggagacgtGGAAGTTAATGCGCATCTTGAAACAACAACACCAAAATGGTCGGCCGTGGCTATGTCTTGGTGACTTCAATGAAGTCCTCACAAGCAGTGAGAAGCTAGGAGGTGCTGATCGTCCGCAACACTATCTGGATGATTTTCGGCAAGCACTGGACGCCTGTGAGCTGAGGGATATAGGGTTTGAAGGCGATATGTATACCTGGAGAAATCACAGCAGGGAATTGCGGACATATATCTGTGAGAGGCTGGATCGGGCCACTGCAAACAATGAATGGTGTGGTGCTTTTCCAAACCATATAGTTGTGAACGGTGAACCAAGACACTCGGATCACAGACCTGTGGTCGTGCACCTAGATGGCAAGGACCGAAGTTGGAAGAGGAGTGATTGCAGTTTCAGATTTGAAGCTCGTTGGTTGCGGGAGGAGGGGTGCGAAGAGATCATACGGAATGCGTGGGATAAGAGCAGTGTGGAAGGGGGTAGAAATGTCAGAAGTGGCTTGCAGAGTGTAGCTAGGGATATGA CTCCAGCCATGGGTAAGGAGAAGACTCACATCAACATCGTGGTCATTGGCCATGTCGACTCTGGCAAGTCGACAACCACTGGCCATCTGATCTACAAGCTTGGAGGTATTGACAAGCGTGTGATCGAGAGGTTTGAGAAGGAAGCCGCTGAGATGAACAAGAGGTCTTTCAAGTACGCCTGGGTGCTTGACAAGCTGAAGGCCGAGCGTGAGAGGGGTATCACCATTGATATTGCCCTGTGGAAGTTCGAGACCACCAAGTACTACTGCACCGTCATTGATGCCCCTGGTCACCGTGACTTCATCAAGAACATGATTACTGGTACCTCCCAGGCTGACTGTGCTGTGCTCATCATTGACTCCACCACTGGTGGTTTTGAGGCTGGTATCTCCAAGGATGGCCAGACCCGTGAGCACGCcctccttgctttcacccttggagtgaagcagatgatctGCTGCTGCAACAAG ATGGACGCCACCACTCCCAAGTACTCAAAGGCCCGTTATGAGGAAATTGTCAAGGAAGTCTCTTCGTACCTGAAGAAGGTCGGCTACAACCCTGACAAGGTTCCCTTCGTTCCCATCTCTGGGTTTGAGGGTGACAACATGATTGAGAGGTCCACCAACCTTGACTGGTACAAGGGCCCTACCCTTCTTGAGGCTCTTGACCAGATCAATGAGCCCAAGAGGCCCTCAGACAAGCCCCTGCGTCTTCCCCTTCAGGATGTTTACAAGATTGGTGGCATTGGAACTGTGCCTGTTGGCCGTGTTGAGACTGGTGTCATCAAGCCTGGTATGGTTGTTACCTTTGGTCCCACTGGTCTGACAACTGAGGTTAAGTCTGTTGAGATGCACCATGAGTCTCTCCTGGAGGCGCTTCCTGGTGACAACGTTGGCTTCAACGTCAAGAACGTTGCTGTGAAGGATCTGAAGCGTGGGTTTGTTGCATCCAACTCCAAGGATGACCCTGCCAAGGAGGCGGCCAACTTCACCTCCCAGGTCATCATCATGAACCACCCTGGTCAGATCGGCAATGGCTACGCCCCAGTGCTGGACTGCCACACCTCCCACATTGCTGTCAAGTTTGCTGAGCTGGTGACCAAGATCGACAGGCGATCTGGTAAGGAGCTGGAGGCGCTGCCCAAGTTCCTGAAGAACGGTGACGCTGGTATCGTCAAgatgattcccaccaagcccaTGGTTGTGGAGACCTTCGCCACCTACCCTCCTCTTGGCCGCTTCGCTGTGCGTGACATGAGACAAACGGTTGCTGTTGGTGTCATCAAGGGCGTGGAGAAGAAGGACCCCACCGGCGCCAAGGTTACCAAGGCTGCCATCAAGAAGAAATAG